One genomic region from Bacteroidales bacterium encodes:
- a CDS encoding putative sulfate exporter family transporter, with translation MKNTNSLNIWNTLKNSQWLYYIVIALCFMPFISPAVALFIGLVFSLIGIRHDSLHKYTSLTLQASIVFMGFGMSLSDVIASSKTGFVETIISVTVVMFLGIALGKLLKVEKNTSLLIASGTAICGGSAIAAVAPIIKSKSYQTSFALIVVFVLNAVALFIFPLIGSQLGLSQEAFGNWAAIAIHDTSSVVGAGAIYGDKALQVATTVKLIRALWIVPLSLIIAFANKSGGKKSINFPWFILFFVAAIIFAYLFPDMQSSYEHFSWLGRRGMVVALFLIGSNITIAEIKKSGPRSFILGIALWIIISVGSLFFLTR, from the coding sequence ATGAAAAATACAAATTCCCTCAATATTTGGAACACTCTAAAAAATAGCCAGTGGCTCTATTACATAGTAATTGCACTATGTTTTATGCCGTTTATTTCGCCTGCCGTTGCACTATTTATCGGTTTGGTATTTTCTTTAATCGGTATTAGGCACGATAGTCTGCATAAATACACATCATTAACTCTGCAAGCATCAATTGTTTTTATGGGATTTGGCATGAGCCTAAGCGATGTTATTGCATCATCAAAAACAGGATTTGTTGAGACCATAATCTCCGTAACCGTAGTGATGTTTTTAGGTATAGCACTTGGGAAACTCCTGAAGGTAGAGAAAAACACCTCGTTGCTTATTGCCTCTGGTACAGCAATATGCGGGGGAAGTGCCATTGCTGCCGTTGCGCCTATTATCAAGAGTAAGAGTTATCAAACCTCATTCGCTCTGATTGTCGTTTTTGTGTTGAACGCTGTTGCACTTTTTATTTTTCCATTAATAGGAAGTCAATTAGGATTGAGTCAAGAGGCATTTGGTAATTGGGCTGCCATAGCCATTCACGACACCAGTTCGGTGGTGGGAGCAGGAGCCATTTACGGCGATAAAGCCCTGCAAGTAGCTACAACAGTAAAATTAATCCGCGCCCTGTGGATAGTCCCGTTGTCGCTCATAATAGCTTTTGCGAACAAGTCTGGTGGCAAAAAATCAATCAATTTTCCGTGGTTTATTCTGTTTTTTGTGGCAGCCATTATTTTTGCCTATCTATTTCCCGATATGCAAAGCAGTTACGAGCATTTCAGCTGGCTTGGTCGCCGAGGTATGGTGGTAGCACTTTTCCTTATAGGCTCAAATATAACCATTGCT